DNA sequence from the Gemmatimonadales bacterium genome:
GGCCACGTTGGCACCAACACCGAGAGCCACAACGACGAGGCCGACCGCTGTGAACCAGGGGTCGTGCCGAAAGCCGCGCAGAGCGAGCCGGGTGTCGCGCCCCCACCGACCCGCCCATTCCCGCAACCGGGCGCGACGCTCGCCGCGGTGATCGATGGCAGCCACCTGCCGGGCCAGCCGGCGACGATCGCCCAACTCTGCCGCCGCCCGACGAGCCGCCTGGTCGGGCGTCAGACCCTGGCGCATCAGCTCCTCCTCCGCCATGGCGCGGTGCAGCTCGAGCTCAGCCTCGACATCCGCCTCGACTCGACTCCTGCCGGTCGCCAGGCGAAACAGGGAACGCAAACCAGCCATGATGCCTCCTCAAACTTTGGCAGCTGCGAGGATCTTCCCCACCGCCGCCACGTAACGGCGCCAATCGGCGTCCTGAGCCTGGAGCTGCTTTCGACCGAGCCGGGTCAGGCGATAGTACTTGGCCCGACGGCGGTGCTCGGTCACGGCCCACTCGGCGTCCAGCCATCCGCGCTGTTCCATCCGGTGGAGAGCCGGGTACAGCGCACCTTGCTCGATCGTGAGGGCCTGGTCGGTGGTGTCCCGAATCCAGCGAGAGACCTCGAACCCGTGGCGCGGGCCCCAGGTCAGAGCCTTCAGAATCAGGAAATCGAGGGTGCCCTGCATCAATTCAACGGAACCAGCCATGGGTGCTCCCGAGGACGTTACCTCAATCTCTTAGCCTAAGCGATTTAGGTCAATGGCACACAAGAAAGCCGCCGTACCAGGTCAGATCCCGGCAAGGCGGCATTCGTTGCAATCGCGAGCTCAGTTGCCCTGACAGCTCCGCCCTGCCGCTGTCCGGCACAGCTCGACGACTTTGAGTGTCGGATCCGCTTCAATGTCCGTCCGATCGAACAGGATCGGCTTCGATTCCTTGCGGGAAAAGAGCAGCGTCTGGTCCGCGTGGTGGCGCGAGTCGGGGTTGTTCGACTGCGAGGACGCGAGGAGCGACCGCCCAACCGGACCCCGATCCGTGAACTGTACCCACGCCACGTAGCTGGTGGCGTGCACGATGGTGTTCCAGCCCTTCCCCGGCACCCATCCCGACCCGTTCAGGACGAGGTTGTACTGTCCCGTCTGAGCCGGGCCACCGGGAATCGGGATCCGCTGACCGGCTCGCTCTTCGATCTGGTAGTCGCGTAGCCTGGCCGCGAGAGGGATGCCCGTGTCTCGAAGATTGCCGATGGCAGCGGTGAGAGCTCGGGTGATCCTCGGGTTGGCTGCATTGAGCCCCCGCGGCGTCGCCATCGGATCCTTCGGGTCGAACGGCACGGTGAAGAGCTCAGCCTCCGGTTGCGCGGCTTGCGTCAGGTTCTCCATGAAGCGACGCCAGAGCACGGCCCCGGGACTGTCGATGTCGTCCGTCATGTCCCATGCCGCCAGCACGTCACAGGCTTCCGGAATGCCCTTCTGGACCGGCAGCGTTCGGCAATGCGTCACCAGCGGATCGCGCCATAGCTCGGCCGAGTAGACCCGGTTGTCCATGGTGATCGTCTCGAGGTCGGCCAGCGAGAACCGTTGCCCCGGGCGCCCGTCGGTGCCCCGGAGACGAGCTTCGATTTTGTGCAGCCCGCTCCGGGTTCGCAGGCTGCGGGGCGTGCGCTCATCACCGATGATGGCGTCAAAGCCCTCGAGTAACGTGCTGGCATGGTTGGCCCAGTGACTGTCGTTCGAGTTGGTGGCGTAGTCCCACCGGTCGAGCATCGGAAGGCGCTTTGGGCCGAAGATGCCCGGCACGGGAGCATCGGGGTCAGTACCCCACTCGCATTCCTTGCGCCAACCGTCGAAGACGATCAGCTGTTGCCGACTCCATAGGTCCTTGCCCAACTCCGCATTGGTACAAGCGGCACGCATCGCGTCCGTTACATGCGGCACGGAAGAACGGTCACCGTAGATGACTCGGCCCTGGTCGTCTGCCGCGACCGTGTTGAGCCAGCCGAGGGCCATATAGCGCCGCCCGGCGAGGTCGAGACCTTCGGCCGAGCGCGCCGCGTTCATCTCATACTGCTGATTGAGCCAGCGGAAACCGGTCGATACGGTCCGAACGGCGTATGCCGTCGTCGTCGTCCAGACGAATGTGCCGTTGGCAATGACCGGTCCAAAGTGTGTTTCCCAGAACGTGTGGCTGTGCCGAGTCAGCCTGCCGTCGTCGCCCAGCACGTCGACCGAGACAACTCTGGGGCTGATCCGTCGGGTCGCGCCCTCGTACTGGTAGGAGGTCGGGTCGCCTGGCGCGAGGCGAAGCTGATAGACGGTTTCCCG
Encoded proteins:
- a CDS encoding PadR family transcriptional regulator produces the protein MAGSVELMQGTLDFLILKALTWGPRHGFEVSRWIRDTTDQALTIEQGALYPALHRMEQRGWLDAEWAVTEHRRRAKYYRLTRLGRKQLQAQDADWRRYVAAVGKILAAAKV
- a CDS encoding penicillin acylase family protein; the protein is MSWRIQRAVSRWSAVCCVVLGPLAASSDPAAAQRGTSEDGGSLRARISTTAYGVPHVEATSLAGAGFGHGYALAATDICTIADRWVTVRAERSRFFGVEGKRDGRQTVTNLQSDFYWQWLIDRDVVGAELRQAPPAGPIPEVREMVRGYVAGYNHYLEQVGVGNLPDARCRGQAWVRPITERDVYLRALHTAIMLNSSWIGPTVDAVRPGQAASGPRSPSPGPEAEPRLTMSNVIALGRDGTDNGKGMVFINPHWRWHEPERFFEIHLTVPGVLDVYGGTFPGNPFVLLGFNRNVAWSHTASVPKRETVYQLRLAPGDPTSYQYEGATRRISPRVVSVDVLGDDGRLTRHSHTFWETHFGPVIANGTFVWTTTTAYAVRTVSTGFRWLNQQYEMNAARSAEGLDLAGRRYMALGWLNTVAADDQGRVIYGDRSSVPHVTDAMRAACTNAELGKDLWSRQQLIVFDGWRKECEWGTDPDAPVPGIFGPKRLPMLDRWDYATNSNDSHWANHASTLLEGFDAIIGDERTPRSLRTRSGLHKIEARLRGTDGRPGQRFSLADLETITMDNRVYSAELWRDPLVTHCRTLPVQKGIPEACDVLAAWDMTDDIDSPGAVLWRRFMENLTQAAQPEAELFTVPFDPKDPMATPRGLNAANPRITRALTAAIGNLRDTGIPLAARLRDYQIEERAGQRIPIPGGPAQTGQYNLVLNGSGWVPGKGWNTIVHATSYVAWVQFTDRGPVGRSLLASSQSNNPDSRHHADQTLLFSRKESKPILFDRTDIEADPTLKVVELCRTAAGRSCQGN